The following are encoded in a window of Arvicanthis niloticus isolate mArvNil1 chromosome 1, mArvNil1.pat.X, whole genome shotgun sequence genomic DNA:
- the Tpd52l3 gene encoding tumor protein D55, whose amino-acid sequence MDPSHLESYPTGQKSEPAGLDVSLTSPNCFSSNQGLDSVYQELDLDSLNEDLSLSSPDAMTETFASTSESHLASEPDLTEAEQMELKSELTKLEEEILNLRDLLAAKEKRCGELKRKLGCVALVGLRQNLSKSWHDVQASNTYMKQKTSTALASVGSAICRKLGDMKKSSTFRSLEGLVGTVKSRVAGARELGGGLLPSPASGNDPHAVLGSGYETVAGLDEQLFSVLKPE is encoded by the coding sequence ATGGATCCATCTCACCTCGAATCCTATCCCACTGGCCAGAAGTCTGAGCCTGCAGGCCTAGATGTCAGCCTCACCAGCCCCAACTGTTTCTCCTCAAACCAAGGACTGGACTCTGTCTACCAAGAACTGGACCTGGACTCCCTGAATGAAGATCTTTCCTTGTCTTCTCCAGATGCCATGACAGAGACCTTTGCATCCACAAGTGAATCCCACCTAGCTTCAGAACCAGATCTGACGGAAGCTGAGCAAATGGAGCTCAAATCTGAGCTTACTAAATTGGAAGAAGAGATCTTAAACTTACGTGACCTGCTCGCAGCCAAAGAGAAGCGGTGTGGCGAACTCAAGAGGAAGTTAGGCTGCGTGGCCTTGGTCGGACTGAGGCAGAATCTGTCCAAGAGCTGGCATGATGTTCAGGCCTCCAACACCTACATGAAGCAGAAGACTTCAACTGCCCTGGCCTCAGTGGGTTCTGCTATCTGCAGGAAGCTTGGAGACATGAAGAAGTCGTCCACGTTCAGATCTCTTGAAGGGCTAGTGGGAACAGTCAAGTCAAGAGTTGCAGGTGCCAGAGAGCTCGGCGGTGGCCTTCTTCCTTCACCAGCGAGTGGCAATGATCCACACGCAGTTCTGGGGAGTGGATATGAAACTGTTGCAGGGCTTGATGAGCAACTGTTTTCTGTCCTGAAGCCAGAGTAA